The Juglans microcarpa x Juglans regia isolate MS1-56 chromosome 2D, Jm3101_v1.0, whole genome shotgun sequence DNA window CTAGCTCTCTGATGCTATTGTATACTATTGTCGGCCTGGAACTTTTGCCCGGCGGACTTTCCTTGGGTAATTATATTTGGTTGGATTTCGAGCTCTAATGTACCACCGAAGTCCAtgttgactttatttttttttttttaattttacagccagaaaaaggaaaaaagaaagagaatctagaatttatttgaaagttttttcatttttttaactttatttttattagaaaaataatttgtacaaattttaaatagacaaactTCATGTAAGtccttgtaaaaaagtaaactctaccttaaaaaattataaaaaaaaaaactattttcttattaataaaacctactttttaacaaaaaattaacttataaagaacttgtatctaacattattattttattatttttattaatacgaCACCAAACTCCAAAGTGGGGTggattatttttcttcatctcaGTCTCAACACTTCTATAgtctacaataaaaaaaaattgaaaaaagaactCAATTTATTGAAGTACTAGACATGATTGAAGTGCATGATCTAGCACTCCTTAACTGGATGTCATGATCAGAATGTAAATCAACTTGAGACCCACTAAgctcttcttttcattttatcaatcTTCAGGTCACATCACTAAAGTTACACATGGATGCCTGTAGCACAGTATACAGCACCCATTTCTTGATTCCTCGTTTGATGTTTGTTTCCCTGGGTTTGATGTCTCACCTCTTTATAAGTACTGACGCAGGAAAGTCCCCAAAACAGCTAGCCTACGTACTAAAAACTTAGCACCATTTGGAATCCAGATCTTTGGGGCGCCCGACCATGGTAAAATCCACAAGAGTCACCGGTCCATATATTTGGACGCTTTTCAAAATTGAACTGTTGTCTCTATAGAGAGAACTACCATGCAAGCTGCTATATTCCATGGAAGGCTCAATATCAAATAAAGAGTGCTTTATTTCTAACTCATCGATCGAACAGTGTTCGCGTGCATGTCTACAGGGTGTCAGGTCTGAATGTACATTCTGGTGTCTTCTGTTTCCAGTCAAATTTGATTCAGCTAGCCTCTGAATGTCTTTTCTTTTGAGATATTAGGAAAAGATGGAATCCAGCTCTTATGCGTTCAGCCGGCCTTAAAGGCTTCCTGCATTCACCAATTTAGTATTTTCATCGTAGTATACACGAGTCAAGTTTGTAAAAGCTTGTAAAAGACGGTAAAAGATGGAGCCCAGCTCCCCTTTTCAATGTTAGCAAGTAGAATCTCCGTATTCTGCGCTgctggtccttttttttttttttttttttttctcttattaatttatatctttGGAGGCTGCCCATTCTTTGGAtcgttttaatttattaaaggcAATCTAGAAACCTATCTTTCTTACCAGTTTCGTTCACTCTTCTCAAGGTTTGGAACTTTCATACTGGCTGTTTCGTCCTTTCAgtttaattctatatatatctatgcaagtaataaatgaaacaaaaaaagtaaatacTACTTCCTTTATGGGTTTGCCCGTTTTAGTGATAGGAAGTAGAAAAAGTGGTGAATCCCGGGTCCTTCAAGTTCATATATATGGTACTTGGTACGTACTGGCTGAACGCGTAGGGATAGCATTCCTGGCTCTTTCTACGTAACTGAGGCATGACTTATAAGTTGATCTTCAAAGGTGCCGGCCGGTTAGAGTACTCTTTGACAATAAATTGGATTTTAAGGGCATTAATTGCGTGGATCTTCATCTTCTAATTAGATCAAATCGTAGGGAATATATACCCTTCCATATATATAGTGCTGTCACCTCCATTAACTCATGATATTCCTGATCCCTCGTTAGTGTGCCAACTAAaataggtgtatatatatagatatatatatggtgtaagttatttatttattttgagaaaaagtGTAAGTacttaaaaattttgatatatagtTTAGAATGTAAATTGAAGAAATATGTGGTGGTTTATGGATGAAAAGTAAATATTCGATCCTCCAAGAAAAATATGATCATGCCAACATTGAGTATGTGGATCTGACACTTTTGCCTTTGCGAGAGACAGTAAAATGGATTAATTGACTAATTTCATACGtagacatgcatgcataatgTTGGCTTCTATACTTTATAGATATATGAACTTGAGATTTATATCTCAATTCATGACATGCAACGTTTAAAATTGGGTGCaacttataataattagttgctgtgtttaaataattaattaacattaGGGGCGGGGCTTGATTTGCTTTTGGCACATGTACGTACAGCATAAAATCTACTATAGAGAAGTACAAGAAGGCATGCTCGGACGGCTCAGGCACGAGCTCTATGGCCGAAGTAAATGCTCAGGTAATTAATTAGctaacatttctcttaattataattgttttttccttaatttccaGTCATTCTTCTATATATGaagccacccatgcatgcatttctATATTACTTCGttaaatattactttatatGATCTCTCGCGCGCATCAATCTCAGAATATATAATGAGTCATATGGCAAACATGATACGCATGCATGCAATATCCACACACACATGTACATGACATGAAGCTCACAATTAATTATTGAAACGAATCCTATATATCTAATTTGAGTTATTAAATGGATGAAGTATTATCAGCAAGAATCAGCAAAGCTGCGGCAACAAATACAAATGCTACAGAATTCTAACAGGTGATCTCCAGTACTCATGTTCCCTtgttaatttctatatattcaAATGGCACGCAagaatcattaaaaaatatatatatatatatatttccaattttatttatttatttattggggGAGGGGGAGCTGGCCGAGGGGCGGGGCGGGTATATAATTTGTGCAAAACTAATGAAAacattttacattattttgtacGAAATGAAGACAACCAATATATAGTAATGAGAATGAAAGCTGTGAAAATGGAACTGGAAAGCTAATTAAGTACTGTAATCAATTACAGTGATTGACCCTACATGCGATTAGCAGTACTACTGTGATTTGACTCGATCGGTTCCACTTAAAAATCATATGCTTTAGAACTGATATTGCATCTCTGTTATGAAAGTGATTATTTAAGCTGTCCAATATTCACACATTCCAGGCCACCCTCTCAGATCTCCACTCTCCCTCTCGATCTAAACATGACTATAAACacatcgatatatatatatatatatataatatattacagcTCAAATTGCTGAGATCAATGAAAATCTTCTCCTTATAATTAAGCGTGCTGCATTCTCATGCACGTGTGTATTAGTCACGTTGCTTTCTATGAAAGGGTTGAGGTACAATTTGAAAAGTCTTATTTGCAGTGATACCATATATTAATCAACGTTCTTGTTAGTAGAAATACTCATTGTCAAAGGCACGTGGTCTGATTGACATAAATCCCCAACCTCCAAAATAGAGGGCTTGGTTCAATATCCCATTTCcaaatgtataaaaagaaaagaaaagaaaagtagaaatacttaagatcatacatatatatattgatcatttgTTAAGTGATTGAGGGAATTTATGGAGGCCGGGCCCCTTAGTTAGGATTCAGGAACTGATTATAACGTtacaagttttcttttttctggttgTAGGCACTTAATGGGAGATGCCTTGAGTTCTCTGAGTGTCAAGGAGCTAAAGCAACTGGAGAACAGGCTTGAACGAGGAATCACCAGAATCAGGTCCAAGAAGGTAAGATAATGATCATGACATCCAAAgcaaaagtaaagaaaaatgcaTGGTAACACAGTACTACAGCAGACCGGAAGACCCTGCATGCAGGTTCACTCACATTTCACATATCAcgatatataattacttttgtaCGTAACTTCAAATAGTATTGACCAGAGCTTAACTCTTTCTGTCCATGCAGTAGTCTTTTAACCTGCACGTATTTTTCTCTAAACATTCCTACGTACGTACGCTTGCATATATTTAGATTACATGCATATTAATGCAAGTTCATTATATTAGATTTATAGAGTACAGTATAATTAACcgtatcacacacacacacatatatatatatacattctcTATCTATTATTTACATCATGAGAATAATGCTAGCTTGCATTTTTCTAATCATATTTGTGTGGATGAATGAGCTGTCTAGCAACTTACTAAGCTTATATATAATCTCATATTGATTTACCTCTGATCAGCTTGTTATGTACGTACATTAAATTGTCTGATTCTATTATTTCTTCACTTTCATATATAGCACGAAATGTTGCTGACTGATATTGAGTATTTGCAGAAAAAGGTGCGCGTAATTCCTGATCTCTTGTTGATCTCTTTTTCATCAATTTCTATATatgctactatatatatatatatatttttgtcaaactgtaaattattattaattagtacTTGCTTTGGGACTTATTGATGGCATTATAAAATTTCCTGCAGGAGATTGAgctggaaaatgaaaatatttgtcTTCGAACAAAGGTACGTACATGCATTACGTacgttaattaaaagaaaaattatagacTAGATGatgcataaaatatatatgtcttCCGAACGTCAGTACTATTCCATTATCGCCGGCCCCGCACCCGGTCACCTGATCATGATCACCTCCAGGCCGGGAtcattattgtatatatatgatgaaatgCTAGTTTTTAGGATTTGCGCTCGATTAATTGGCTTgaaataattacatatattaaagCAACCAAAGAAACTGAagatttgcatatatatatatatatattggtacaACGTACGCACGCACGAATGCTTATATAGATTTATCaaacatattcaaacttttcaacAGAATCGTACCCACAAGATGATTAAATAAGGAGAAGGAAAACGTAGAAAAGAAGTACTTGGATCAATCTGTCGTACGTACTTAGTCGTCGTTTACCTTAGTACGTACCATACCAGCTACACAATATTGTTggatttcaattatatatatatccgaTGGTTGGAATTGAATTCACATGCAGTGAGTCGACTCTCATTAGATCGTAAAACATATATAGAACTGCTACTTCATGAGTTTCATGTCTATCATATAGACCACGACGTTCATGCATCCAAAAAcattgattcatatatataaagtactTTTGTTTCCACATGACTGCGCATGCATGCGTGCAGATAGCAGAAGTTGAAAGGCTTCAGCAAGCAAACATGAACATTTCTGGATCAGAACTCAATGCAATCCAAGCATTATCTCGCAATTTCTTTAGCCCCATTATTGTCGAGGGCGGTAGCAGCACCTACTCGCAGCCCGACCAGAAGATACTCCGTCTTGGGTACGTCTAACGCACGCTGCATacagcatatatattataacaactTCTGATCTGCTTCCTTTTATTTCCGCCATGatcttttatatatgtttataccTAGCTAGCTTATAAATTAGTACTGCTTCTAAATAAATCCTAGCTAGCTCCCCGTTTGAAATATAGATGATCATATTCATATTAATTCCCTTTAACATACATCCATGGAACAAACTAAGTTTGCATTAATCTACCCAATTTCAACCATAAATTCGTGTTGCATTGTAACCAAATGATCAATTCTACATAATTGAAAAGGCaaggatgtatatatatatatatatatatatatatgtgcgtgcgcgcgcgcgcgcgcttATGCATGGTTTTAGTTTGACGTTattgttcatgtgtttatccaGGTAAACTGCTGGACGGCAAATCTGCAATTGGGATGATCTTAATATAATGCCTAAATAAAGATATCATAGTCAGCTATCCGATTAATGGTGTTTTTGTActacgttatatatatattgggctGCAAGGCCATCTTGAAGTGGCACTTTCTCTAGCTAATTgcaatattgttaattaatggGTACCATATGAGTTTGTAGAATGCCAATATCGTATGATCTACTGTTGAAAACCATATCGATTATGTATTAAGTGCTTTTGGGTAATGCTTGTCAACATGTCAAGGCAAAggcaatatttataattaatatgaatTGGGTAGACGCCCAAATATAAATGGTGATGGAGATAACGGTTCAATTCAAACAGCAAGAAACTTCTAGGCCAAGAAACTTAGGGCTCGTTTAGAACTTgaagttcagtctaattttaagctgagtctaacattcaaatacctaactctcaaattactaaattcatctcaatttaaaatttctttacacgtggaatccataatttttttcaactcaacatctctttatATGTGTGACTCACAaccttttcaacttttcataaatatatctaaactcgtattaacatctaaacacatctaaacttataTTATGTGACCCCACAAAACTCAATttacaatctcaactcactattatctATAcaaaactcaattcatctcaacatccaaacggaaCCTAAAACAACCCAATCTCCCAACTCAACTGAAGACGACAGATTACCAAACTAAAGTTGCCCATATTCAACCGACGATGGCTGCAGTGaatgtctttttcttcttcttttggatATCTGAAGAACCAGTGAATTATTGTCCCAAGAAATGCTAAGTGAACCGATGATTTGACCgagcattttgtttttattttttttcttactggttaagaaagtaattttaagtaaatttatatatattttttcttaatttttttcttatcggTCCTGCTATCGGTTCTGTAGCAGGACTCTCGTCCTGGATGGAGCTATTGAAGCTCAAAATGGTTGCTAGGAAGCCTTCCATGGTTGCATAATTGCATTTTCAGCTCAAAGTTAGAGAATGGTATAGGTATTCATAATCAAGctgcaaaattttatttgaaaatcaggACTGTCTCATGGCGTAAGCCTCCAAGCAGGCCGGCTCAACCATTAGGCGAGTTAGGCAATTGCTTAAGGTTCCGAAGAaagctctaaaaaaaaaaatatatatatatatatatatatataaagtagaattttaaaaatatatatatatatataccaaataaaaaactttaataattaattcaataagaatataaacaagatcaaatagatattatattattattaatttttaaaagtatcacatataataattattttacttattctctttctaaaaatacacttctcttttgttattattagtttaatatataattaatgtgaaaattataaataacaaaatttaatttttcagtgttcataaaatttttttgtataatccctTGAAGAGGCAAGGgtccactttttttcaaatgtgtatgttgtttataaaactttattgaaaataataattataattgtgtCTAAGAATCTAAAATACTTGTGAaactagatttgataaaattctctctaaattaaaaattttctaataaagattaagtcagttatt harbors:
- the LOC121249703 gene encoding agamous-like MADS-box protein AGL11 isoform X1; the encoded protein is MVLCEFIPTLTLRVRGIRKTPCCTLESCAQKCCKMGRGKIEIKRIENTTNRQVTFCKRRNGLLKKAYELSVLCDAEVALIVFSSRGRLYEYSNNNIKSTIEKYKKACSDGSGTSSMAEVNAQYYQQESAKLRQQIQMLQNSNRHLMGDALSSLSVKELKQLENRLERGITRIRSKKHEMLLTDIEYLQKKEIELENENICLRTKIAEVERLQQANMNISGSELNAIQALSRNFFSPIIVEGGSSTYSQPDQKILRLG
- the LOC121249703 gene encoding agamous-like MADS-box protein AGL11 isoform X2, with protein sequence MGRGKIEIKRIENTTNRQVTFCKRRNGLLKKAYELSVLCDAEVALIVFSSRGRLYEYSNNNIKSTIEKYKKACSDGSGTSSMAEVNAQYYQQESAKLRQQIQMLQNSNRHLMGDALSSLSVKELKQLENRLERGITRIRSKKHEMLLTDIEYLQKKEIELENENICLRTKIAEVERLQQANMNISGSELNAIQALSRNFFSPIIVEGGSSTYSQPDQKILRLG